Within the Alteromonas sp. M12 genome, the region TATTAAGCCACTTTTTGCTTTCAACCTCCACGATCAGTCGAAATATTATCGTATTGAGGACACTTTGAAGCCGGTAGAAATGGCGTTTCTCGCGCCCGCAGGCGACGCTCAGGAAAGTATCCCTGAACATAGGTGTAATGCCATGAAATTAATCGCTGCGATGCTTTCAGATATGTCTGATGAATTATTTGCAAAGGTTGCAAAGTATCAAGATAGTTATTCACAGCGGGCTTTTGGTGATCTCGCTTGCAGCCAAGGAATTGCTTGTGTGTTAATCGAATCTGGGGCAACTTTTAACGATTCAAATAGACAAAATGCTAGACGCTTAAATTTTTTATGTTTATTGCATAGTATTCATCATATTGCCGAGCAGTCATACAACAAAGTGCTAGAGTTCGATTACAATTCTTTACCATTTAATATTGAAAACGGGTTGAGCGATCTAATCATACGGGGCTTGAACGTCGATACCGTAAATGCCAGTTTCAGTGTCGATGTGGCGATTAAACAGCAGCACCAAAAGCTAGCACTTATTAGTGAATTAGGTGACTTACAACAATTAGGTGCTTATGAAGTATTAAATGCCCATAACTTTAGCTATGCACCTGGCAATACTTTTGAAGTAAACCAACCTATTGATTTAAACAAAGATAAATATATATCGTTGTTACGTAATGGATTTTGTCGGTTCAGTGGTGATATATCTTTAATTAATCAATTAACTGACTGGCCGATTATTAAAGTACCTGGGGAGTCGGAACCTGCTGGGTTTTGGCGTAAAAACATGCCTCCAACTTGGTTAATGTTATTTAATGACCAAGTCAAAGCTGCGTTATTAGAAGGGAAATTGATCGTTTTGGAGTAGATGTCGGAATTCATCTTATCAATACATAATTAAGCAAATCCTATAGAAACGTCTTGATTACCGTTCATTACCGTTAAAATTTCTTAAGCTAAATGTCGTATTTACAAGGCATTTTTTAGAAAATGCGATAAGCTATTTGTTCGCCCAAAAAGGTTAGGGATAAAAATGAAAAAAGTTATAGTCACTTTTATGTTGATTGGTGGGTTAATCTCTCCAACAATTAATGCGAAAACCGAGATAGAGGTGCTCAAGTCTCAGGATATATTTGATATTGAGTATGCGGCAGACTTAAGCATAAGCCAAGATGGCAAAACAGTATATTTTGTCCGTCATTTTATGGATATTCAAAGCGACAGGAAGCTTGGCAATATTTGGTCTGTAGATACTAAAACTGGCGTTATGCTTCCGGTCACTACTGGCGAACAGTTAGATTTCAACCCGGTTTTATCGGCCGATGGCAGTAAACTCGCGTATATCTCGACTCAAACTGGTAAACCTCAGATTTATGTGACTTGGTTAGAAAGCGGTAAAACAGCAAAACTGACTAATTTGGTTTCTTCTCCTAGCGGTTTGAGTTGGTCTCCTGACGGAAAATACATCGCCTTTAGTATGTTCGTAAATGGCAAACCTAAATCACCGGTTAGCCTTTCTGGTAAACCACCTGGGGCAAAATGGGCAGAGCAGGCCATTTATATTGATGATGTTTATTACCGATTTGATGGTGGGGGCTACAGCGTTCCGGGGACAACCGAATTATTTATCTTATCCGCCGACGGTGGTACGCCCAGACAGTTAACCAATGATGAGTTTGATAATGGTGGTGACTTAAGCTGGAGTAAAGATAGTCAATTCATATATTTTTCCGCCAATCGCTCAGAGAATCGCGAATTTGAGCCACTAAATAGTGAAATTTATGCTTTATCAATTACCGATAGTTCGATAAAGCAGGTGACTGATCGTGATGGTCCTGACACTAGTCCTAAGGTGTCACCGAATGGGAAATACATTGCATATATTGGTTTTGATGACCAACGTAAAAATTATGACAATGCTAAAGTGTATGTTAAACAACTTTCAGATGGTGAAACTATTTTCCAATCAGAAGGACTGGATCGCAGTATAGACGCTATCGCCTGGGATCAGAAAAGTCGAAATCTGTATATCCAATATGATGACAAAGGCAAAACAATTTTAGCCATGCAATCCCTAAAATCTGCAGATAAACGTAGCATTTTGTCTGATAAATTAGGAGGCCAATCGTATGGCCGACCTTACACAGGTGCAGAGTTTGCAGTTAGTGAAAATGGCAAAGTAGCGATTTCATACTCCAATCCTTTGCGGCCTGCTGATGTAGGCATTGTAGATAATAAACAAACCAAACAATTAACCCACCTCAATGATGATGCGTTAGGCCATAAAACCTTGGCCCAGATTGAAGAGATTTGGTTTAAATCGAGTGCAGATGATCAAGATATTCAAGGTTGGATAGCTTATCCTCCTGGTTTCGATAAGAGCAAAAAATACCCATTAATCTTGGAGATCCATGGTGGTCCTGTGACTGCTTATGGACCGCATTTTTCAATGGAAATACAATTGTTTGCCGCGGCAGGAAACGTTGTTTTGTATCTCAATCCTCGTGGTAGTTCTAGTTACGGAAAAGAATTTGCTCATAGCATAGATAAAAATTATCCGAGTCAAGATTACGATGATTTGATGTCTGGAGTTGATAGCCTGATTGAAAAAGGCTTTATCGATACTGAGCAGCTATTTATTACCGGTGGTTCTGGTGGTGGCACTCTGACAGCATGGTCAATTGGACACACTCAACGTTTTGCTGCCGCGGTAGTAGCTAAGCCCGTGATTAATTGGTACAGCTTTGTGTTAACTGCTGATTTCTATCCATTCTTTTATCAATATTGGTTTAGTGGAAAACCTTGGGATAATCTAAACGAATACATGAAATATTCACCTATCAGTTATGTTGGCAATGTGACTACACCAACTATGTTATTAACTGGCGAGTCGGATCATAGAACCCCCATATCTGAATCAGAGCAGTTTTATCAGGCACTAAAAATTCAAGGTGTGGAAAGTGCGATGGTTCGAATTCCAAATGCCTCCCATAGTATTTACCGTAAACCGAGTAATTTGATGGCTAAGGTAGAATACATTTTGTGGTGGTTTGAGCAACATAAACCGAAAAAAGAGGGCGATAGTTAATTTTTATGGTGCTACTAATAATATACGTAGTTGTTGCACTGGGATTTTCCTTTTTATGCTCGGTAGCTGAAGCGGTGATTTTAAGTATCTCTTCAGCATACATATCTGTATCCATGAATAAAGGCGAAAAATCAGGGAAGATTTTACATGATTTAACCGCCGATATTAATAAACCGCTAGCGGCGATATTAACTCTCAATACCATTGCCCATACTATGGGGGCCGCTGGAGCCGGAGCCCAAGCCGCAGTGGTTTTTGGCGATGCGTACCTAGGTGCGGCGTCGGCAATATTAACCTTGTTGATATTAGTGTTCTCAGAAATCATTCCTAAGACTTTAGGAGCGACTTATTGGCGTCAACTTGCGCCAATTACAGCTTATTTTCTGAAATATCTGGTTTGGATTTTGTACCCCTTTGTAAAAATGGCGAATGCGTTAACCAGTCGCTTCACCGAAGAAAGTCCTTTGAAAGGACTGAGTCGTGGAGAACTCCACGCAATGACCGAATTATCTAAACACGAAGGACTATTGGATCACCAAGAAGCCAATATACTGCAGAGTTTACTGAGTTTAGATGACTTAAAAGTCCGGGATGCGATGACCCACAGGACTGTGGTATTTAAAGTGTCTGAAAATATGACTGTTGAAACCTTCTATCATAAACATGCAACTGAAGTGTATTCGAGAATTCCTGTGTATGAAGACGAAGAGCCTGAAAAAATCAGTGGCTTCGTGCTCAAATCAGATTTGATATTAGCGCAAGCGCGGGGCAATGGGTCTAAATTGCTTTCAGAATATCGCAAAGACATGGTTGCTCTGCTGAGTAGCACAAATCTTGCGGAAACCTTCCCACATTTCCTGCAATCACGTTCGCACATACTATTAGTGGTTGATGAGTATGGTGGTATGGATGGTATTTTGACCTTAGAAGATTTGCTTGAGAGTCTTTTAGGTTTCGAAATTGTCGATGAGAAAGATAAGCACGTTAGTATGAAAAAAGTTGCAAGGCTCATGTGGAAACGGCGTGAACGGGAATTGTTTAACCAACAGCAAGAACAAAAATAAAGTAGAGAATATGTCACAGTTGTTAATCTGTAAAAATGTCAGTAAGACCTATCAAGAAAATGACTCTTCAGTGCAAGTCTTAGATAAGGTTAATTTTCAGGTGGGTAAAGCAGAGCAAGTAGCCATACTTGGCAGCTCAGGGTCGGGGAAGAGCACCTTATTGCATATTTTGGGTGCTTTGGATACGCCATCTTCAGGTAACGTTTTGTTTAAAGGGCAAGACATCTTTAAATTTAATGAAAAACAGCAAGCTGATTTTCGCAATAAATGCTTAGGCTTTGTATATCAATTTCACCATTTACTCCCCGAATTTACAGCACTAGAAAATGTGGCTATGCCGCTACTAATTGGTAAAACCAAGAGTGACCTAGCTAAGCACAAGGCAGAAGATATTCTAAAACGGGTAGGGTTAGGCCACAGACTAGACCATAAACCGTCACAAATGTCTGGCGGAGAACGACAGCGTTCTGCCATTGCGCGGGCGCTTGTAACTCAGCCAGATCTCGTTTTAGCGGATGAGCCTACAGGTAATTTGGATCACAAAACAGGGCAAAGTATCTATCATTTACTAAACGAATTGCGCGAGCAAATAGCGACCAGCTTTATAGTGGTAACCCATGATACCGAGTTGGCCTCTAAATTAGATAGGACCCTCAATATTACTGATGGAAAACTCGTAGAGCAGGGCGCTGCTGTATGAGTTTAGTGGCACAATTAGCTTGGCGATTCCGTTCAGGTAAACGCCAAAATGGTTTTATTTCATTCATTTCCGCATCATCTACCTTGGGTATCGCTTTAGGGTGTATGGTGCTGATATTGTTGCTATCGGTGATGAATGGCTTTGAACGAGAGCTGAAAAATCAACTTTTAAGCTATATCCCTCACGGTGAGATATATGCATATGAAGGCACTGGTCTGGAAAAATGGCAAGAACAACTCAACCGCTTGTCTTCCGATCCAAGAATAACCTCGATTGAACCTTATATTAAGGCCTCAGGCTTATTGCAAAAAGGCAATAAAATGAAAGCGGTGCCTGAGTTGGTAGGGATTGATTTGCATTACGCGCAAAACAACAGACTAGTACAGCAAGTGGGCAAAAATCATTGGGCAAATTTTAAAGCCGACCCTAACAGTGTGTTATTAGGGCGCTCAATTATGCAACAACTTGCAGTGAATGTGGGTGACAAAGTGCAATTGGTGCTACCGCAAATTTCCGATGACTTGTCGTTTTCAGCTCCGAAAACAGTGTGGTTGAATGTGGCTGGAGAAATTGCCATTGGTGGCGAGTTAGACTCCCAAATAGGTTTTATGCACATAAAGTTAGCGGCAGATACTCTCGGCACTGTTACTGGGGCGCAAGGATTACGTTTTCGTTTCGATGATCCTTTCATCGCCAATAGTGCCATACGGGAGTTTGGTTTTTCATTCACACAGCACGTGTTTATGTCTGATTGGATGCGAACTCAAGGACATTTGTATCAAGATATTCAATTGGTTAGAGCGGTCGTCTATGTGGCGCTCACTTTAGTCATTGGTGTCGCATGCTTTAATATTATTTCAACCTTGGTTATGGCTGTTAGTGAAAAGCGAGCGGAGATAGCTATGCTCAAAACGATGGGCGCAAGGGATAAATTAATTATTCAAGTTTTTGTATTGCAAGGTGCGGTAAACGGTATCATTGGAACTTTGGTTGGGGTGATATGTGGCGTGTTATTGGCAGAATACTTAACCCCGATAGCGATTTTTATTGAAAACGTCAGTGGCGTTAAATTTCTTTCAGGGGATGTTTATTTTATCGATTTTTTACCTTCACAGTTGCGCTGGAGTGAAGTCTTTTTTACCGCGTTAATCGCTATTTGTTTGAGTTTGTTGGCAACTATTTATCCGGCCTTCAAAGCAACCAAAATAAATCCTGCAGAGGCACTAGGGCAACACTAAGCAGTTATTCAAGTAGAATACATTGCTGCTTAGTGTTTTTTCATCTGGAATATTAATCCTTCGACTCTGGTGCGGTGGATTTAAAATCATGGAGGTCCACATTTTCAAAATCTACACCTGCATCCATATCGTAATACATAGCTTCGTCTAGTTCATTTTCGCTCTTCGCGACAACACAAGAAACCATACAATCTCCAGTGATGTTGACTGCCGTTCTCGTCATGTCCAACAAGCGGTCTACACCGAGTATCAAGGCTACGCCTTCAACAGGTAAGCCAACTTGTACTAGCACCATAGATAACATTAATGTGCCAACACCAGGCACGCCAGCTGTGCCAACGGAGGCTAGCGTAGCGGTTAATACCACCATTAACATATCAGCAGTTGAAAGGTCGATACCATAAACCTGTGCAATGAATACGGTTGCTACCCCTTGCATGATTGCGGTCCCATCCATGTTGATAGTTGAACCTAACGGAACTACAAAAGATGCAACTGATTTACTCACCCCTAATTTTTTAGTTGCTGTTTCCATGGTAACGGGCAAAGTTGCGCTGCTGCTTGCAGTACTGAAAGCAAATAATATGGCTTCACGCATTTTTAAGAATAAGAACTTGGGATTCAGTCCGGTCAACAGTTTAAGAATAATTGAATAGTTAACCAGACTATGAAATATCAATACTGCAAATACCAATACAAAGTAGATGGCCAAAGAAGCAATTCGTCCTTCATCGATGGTTGTGAATAGTTTTGCCAAAAGCGCAAACACACCATAGGGGGCTAAGTTCATCAATATGGTAACTAGCTTCATAATTACAGCATTTAAATCTTCAAATAATGCTGCTACTCGTTTACCAGCATCGCCTACC harbors:
- a CDS encoding M14 family zinc carboxypeptidase, with protein sequence MFPENNVLEQLYSSARIAQLDKPHVFPQDVLEHLADPFFVDTDFMSKQVVGHSYLGQPIQMVTVGKGNIAILFWSQMHGDEPTATAALLDLIQFFQQNKIRPWLNEILDKVTLHIVPMLNPDGAQQQTRENAQGIDINRDAAALQTPEGKVLKSLFDNIKPLFAFNLHDQSKYYRIEDTLKPVEMAFLAPAGDAQESIPEHRCNAMKLIAAMLSDMSDELFAKVAKYQDSYSQRAFGDLACSQGIACVLIESGATFNDSNRQNARRLNFLCLLHSIHHIAEQSYNKVLEFDYNSLPFNIENGLSDLIIRGLNVDTVNASFSVDVAIKQQHQKLALISELGDLQQLGAYEVLNAHNFSYAPGNTFEVNQPIDLNKDKYISLLRNGFCRFSGDISLINQLTDWPIIKVPGESEPAGFWRKNMPPTWLMLFNDQVKAALLEGKLIVLE
- a CDS encoding S9 family peptidase; translation: MLIGGLISPTINAKTEIEVLKSQDIFDIEYAADLSISQDGKTVYFVRHFMDIQSDRKLGNIWSVDTKTGVMLPVTTGEQLDFNPVLSADGSKLAYISTQTGKPQIYVTWLESGKTAKLTNLVSSPSGLSWSPDGKYIAFSMFVNGKPKSPVSLSGKPPGAKWAEQAIYIDDVYYRFDGGGYSVPGTTELFILSADGGTPRQLTNDEFDNGGDLSWSKDSQFIYFSANRSENREFEPLNSEIYALSITDSSIKQVTDRDGPDTSPKVSPNGKYIAYIGFDDQRKNYDNAKVYVKQLSDGETIFQSEGLDRSIDAIAWDQKSRNLYIQYDDKGKTILAMQSLKSADKRSILSDKLGGQSYGRPYTGAEFAVSENGKVAISYSNPLRPADVGIVDNKQTKQLTHLNDDALGHKTLAQIEEIWFKSSADDQDIQGWIAYPPGFDKSKKYPLILEIHGGPVTAYGPHFSMEIQLFAAAGNVVLYLNPRGSSSYGKEFAHSIDKNYPSQDYDDLMSGVDSLIEKGFIDTEQLFITGGSGGGTLTAWSIGHTQRFAAAVVAKPVINWYSFVLTADFYPFFYQYWFSGKPWDNLNEYMKYSPISYVGNVTTPTMLLTGESDHRTPISESEQFYQALKIQGVESAMVRIPNASHSIYRKPSNLMAKVEYILWWFEQHKPKKEGDS
- a CDS encoding CNNM domain-containing protein: MVLLIIYVVVALGFSFLCSVAEAVILSISSAYISVSMNKGEKSGKILHDLTADINKPLAAILTLNTIAHTMGAAGAGAQAAVVFGDAYLGAASAILTLLILVFSEIIPKTLGATYWRQLAPITAYFLKYLVWILYPFVKMANALTSRFTEESPLKGLSRGELHAMTELSKHEGLLDHQEANILQSLLSLDDLKVRDAMTHRTVVFKVSENMTVETFYHKHATEVYSRIPVYEDEEPEKISGFVLKSDLILAQARGNGSKLLSEYRKDMVALLSSTNLAETFPHFLQSRSHILLVVDEYGGMDGILTLEDLLESLLGFEIVDEKDKHVSMKKVARLMWKRRERELFNQQQEQK
- the lolD gene encoding lipoprotein-releasing ABC transporter ATP-binding protein LolD, giving the protein MSQLLICKNVSKTYQENDSSVQVLDKVNFQVGKAEQVAILGSSGSGKSTLLHILGALDTPSSGNVLFKGQDIFKFNEKQQADFRNKCLGFVYQFHHLLPEFTALENVAMPLLIGKTKSDLAKHKAEDILKRVGLGHRLDHKPSQMSGGERQRSAIARALVTQPDLVLADEPTGNLDHKTGQSIYHLLNELREQIATSFIVVTHDTELASKLDRTLNITDGKLVEQGAAV
- a CDS encoding lipoprotein-releasing ABC transporter permease subunit, with protein sequence MSLVAQLAWRFRSGKRQNGFISFISASSTLGIALGCMVLILLLSVMNGFERELKNQLLSYIPHGEIYAYEGTGLEKWQEQLNRLSSDPRITSIEPYIKASGLLQKGNKMKAVPELVGIDLHYAQNNRLVQQVGKNHWANFKADPNSVLLGRSIMQQLAVNVGDKVQLVLPQISDDLSFSAPKTVWLNVAGEIAIGGELDSQIGFMHIKLAADTLGTVTGAQGLRFRFDDPFIANSAIREFGFSFTQHVFMSDWMRTQGHLYQDIQLVRAVVYVALTLVIGVACFNIISTLVMAVSEKRAEIAMLKTMGARDKLIIQVFVLQGAVNGIIGTLVGVICGVLLAEYLTPIAIFIENVSGVKFLSGDVYFIDFLPSQLRWSEVFFTALIAICLSLLATIYPAFKATKINPAEALGQH
- a CDS encoding dicarboxylate/amino acid:cation symporter — encoded protein: MQQSPKKLGLTAKIFIGMIAGIITGVILKWSFDDSGDLAFSVFGLTVSTYDVLVNGIFNVVGQIFINSLKMLIVPLVFVSLVCGVSNLSEPSKLGRLGGKSILLYIGTTAVAITIAMVAALIVQPGAGVPIPTDAVFAAKEPPSLAMVIIDIFPSNPFQAFTEGKMLQVITFAVLFGLAMAMVGDAGKRVAALFEDLNAVIMKLVTILMNLAPYGVFALLAKLFTTIDEGRIASLAIYFVLVFAVLIFHSLVNYSIILKLLTGLNPKFLFLKMREAILFAFSTASSSATLPVTMETATKKLGVSKSVASFVVPLGSTINMDGTAIMQGVATVFIAQVYGIDLSTADMLMVVLTATLASVGTAGVPGVGTLMLSMVLVQVGLPVEGVALILGVDRLLDMTRTAVNITGDCMVSCVVAKSENELDEAMYYDMDAGVDFENVDLHDFKSTAPESKD